In one Lolium rigidum isolate FL_2022 chromosome 3, APGP_CSIRO_Lrig_0.1, whole genome shotgun sequence genomic region, the following are encoded:
- the LOC124704050 gene encoding uncharacterized protein LOC124704050, whose product MGTVLDSHFLALTALVTVGYQLVFFIITALLRFDKVTDFAGSTNFVIIAVLTAALKGTWHFRQVVLTVLVIVWGLRLAVFLLMRILNWGEDKRFDEMRSNLGKLAVFWIFQAVWVWTVSLPVTIVNASDRNPSIEARDIIGWIMWVVGLSVEAIADQQKLTFKNSPSNKGKWCNVGLWSYTRHPNYFGEMLLWWGVFVASAPVLSGAEWLVILGPIFLTLLLLFVSGIPLLESSADKRFGRSEEYRTYKNTTSPLIPLPPVVYGALPDWFKVAFLLELPLYNPGPERDPVS is encoded by the exons ATGGGCACCGTGCTGGATTCCCACTTCCTGGCGCTCACCGCCCTCGTCACC gTTGGGTACCagctggtgttcttcatcatcactGCTCTCCTCCGCTTCGACAAGGTCACGGATTTCGCCG GCAGTACAAACTTTGTCATAATTGCCGTCCTCACAGCAGCTTTGAAGGGAACATGGCACTTCCGTCAG GTTGTGTTGACAGTGCTTGTCATTGTTTGGGGACTTCGCTTAGCAGTGTTTTTACTAATGAG GATTTTGAATTGGGGAGAGGATAAACGGTTCGATGAGATGCGCAGCAACTTGGGAAAATTAGCAGTATTTTGGATTTTCCAG GCTGTCTGGGTTTGGACTGTCAGCCTGCCTGTTACAATTGTGAATGCCAGTGACAGAAACCCTTCGATTGAAGCTCGGGATATCATTGGTTGGATTATGTGGGTCGTCGGGTTATCTGTGGAAGCTATTGCGGATCAACAGAAGCTTACGTTCAAGAATTCTCCAAGCAATAAGGGAAAGTGGTGTAACGTGGGTCTTTGGAGTTATACTCGCCACCCAAATTACTTTGGCGAG ATGTTACTTTGGTGGGGCGTGTTTGTAGCATCAGCCCCGGTTCTCTCGGGAGCTGAATGGCTCGTAATCTTGGGACCCATCTTCCTGACATTGTTGCTTCTTTTCGTTAGTGGGATCCCACTTCTTGAG TCATCTGCTGATAAGCGCTTCGGTCGGTCAGAAGAGTACCGCACATACAAGAACACCACAAG CCCTCTTATCCCATTGCCACCTGTTGTGTATGGAGCTCTGCCTGACTGGTTCAAGGTAGCATTCCTCCTGGAGCTGCCCCTCTACAATCCTGGACCGGAACGCGACCCTGTCAGCTGA